In Sesamum indicum cultivar Zhongzhi No. 13 linkage group LG1, S_indicum_v1.0, whole genome shotgun sequence, the sequence ATATGATGATCATACTTCACAAAAAATGGCATTAGTTCGACACTATGCATGttgaactcaaaataataaatgaaacatAAAACCTTGCTGGGAAGAGCAAACCAGCCATCAAGTATCCATGTTCAAGCACTAGTTATTCATGGTTTAATGCGCCTTTTCGGTTTCCTCTTTGACCTCTTCCTGCCCACAACAGCGAAACAGATATAGAAAATCAACATTATTTGGAGACAGAGGAATATTACTCGGACACGTTTAAGGAAAGACCAACAACTCAGTCGCACAACAAGTGtataagttttcaaattttacctCTTGGCTGGTTTGCTGACGCCAAATACACCCTTCATCAGAGCATTTATATCGACAGAACGTTCCTTGGTGATTTTGTCATGGTATATCTTACTACCAATCTCCATGATCAATTCTTCCACTTCTTCCAATGTTTGGTCTACATTGAGCTGCAGTTGACCTTTCCTGATCACAGTTACACTAAACCCATTTGCTTTGGCTTCGCGATACGCATCCTGCAAAGACAATTGGAAAATGTGGGATTGGTAATGTCATTGTCCCTTATCATCagaaattatctaaatttCTGTCATTTTGATAAATGGTTGACTATCATTTACTTGTTTTTAACACATCCCCTGCCAAGATTACCATGTGATCTACGAGAAAAAGATGAagcattataaatttatggatTACCTTGGGTGGTCTAGCAACAACAAAGGCATTTCCATTTCCCAGCATTTCCATATGGGCTTGTATAATGTAGCAAAGCTTCTTGCAGTCACCAGAATCCTCAAAAGCAATCACATGATATTGCTTAGGATCCAATTCTAGATCAGCAGCCATCTCCAACGAATAGAAACCCACTCTCTGCTCTGCATTCTCTTGAGTGTACAATTCTATGCACTGACAAAGGCAACATATCAATCAAATGTTGCTCAAAAATCATTTAAGATGGAGTTAGAAAAGGTTGCTCACATGCGATAAGATGATGTTTTGCCAGcatttatatcaaaaaattcgGATCAAcgataaagaaaataagatgCCTACCAGCACAAACGGAAGATCTAGCCACCACAGATaatcttcttccttttcttctgcATATTCGCGGTACTTGCTCACAACAGCTTGGGGGCCAAAGAGTTCCATTTCTCTTTTTACCTTGTCGAGTTTTTGTTTAATGGACTTTTGTCCCTTTCGAGGAACTTTGTTCATCAGATCAGCTGCTTCCTGTATTTCTTTCTCTGTGATCCATCTGTCCAAATCCTTTCCTATGTCCTTCATTACTGCTTTCACTTCTGGGTTTGTTTCTGCATTATAAGATTCCAGGAACTCTTGAGACCATTTCTTGGTGTGCTGCCAATACTCCCTTCCTGTTTTTTTGCCTGCCCTAATAGAACCATCACTACCTTCTATAAGAGTCTTGGAAGATGCTACAGTATCTTTCTGAAGTTCTGTACTTTGATCAGAGACATCTGCTGCCACGGGACTATTCTCACTGGAAGAAGGTTCTTCTGCTTTATGCACTACATCTTTTCCAGTTTTCTTCATGAGAAATGAATTCTTGAGGCTTTCAGCAACAAGTGCCTTTctttcttccaaaaagttgTTCAGGAATTCGGGATTCTTTTCTGCAGGTGGGACTTTCCACCGAGGTATGATTTTCTCTGGAGGATCATACAAGCTAATGCCATCTGTAGTAACAATTAGGAGCCAGATTAACACTATCTCAGCATTATATAGTGGGAAGGCCCTTTAAGAAATTTGACAGAAAAAGGGCATGAATAATCAATTAGAATCTTGGCTCACACAGAATGAAGCTAAGCTACTCTCAAATCCAACGGtacatttttaaatgaagGAAAAACAGAGGCCTTATTGAAAGGAAATAATACATAAGATCATTGTTTTACCTGCTCCATAGTCAAGGTTTTCAATGTTTGAATGAAGATATTCATGCAAATTCAGCagcttttcattttcttgttcaaCTTTCTTCTCAAGGCCACTAAAGAATGTGGATTTATCATCTTCACTCATAAGATGGAAAGGATCTCTTCCTGATAGCTCATTGTCTCTTACTTTAAAAACAATCTCCCTGAGCCTTTCATCTTTCATCCATTCAAGTTCATTTTCAGCACCAGCAGACTTAAGCTGCATCACTGAGTCCAATTCTTGACTTGTTTTTTCCCTTGCAACCAGGTAATTGTCTCTGAAGCCAACTGCTATCTTCTTGACAATGGGCTCAAACTCATCAAAATTCTTTTCTATCCAAGTCTCCTTATTCACTGATGGTGCTAGCTCTTCAGTCCTGTCCTTAACTTCATTAGAGCTTGTAGTTCCAGGCACTTGAAGACCTATaaatgtttcatttttttcagcatcttcaaaatttttgggTGGAGTTGGCACTTCTTCTGCCTGAATTGAGCCTCCACGATCAACTTTATTAGACGTAGAATCCCCCGTGCCACACACAAGAAAAGGTATTTGTTTTTTGCCATAAAAGTTCTCGCTTGCTTTAatacctttttcttcttttccagGTAACCCAAATTCGGGCATTCCCGCATTTTCATTACTGATACTAACTTCATCACCTGAGgatattcttgattttctaaaACCATTTAGGCTATCAAAATTTCCTACTGCTGTTACACAGCCCCTGCTGTTATCTTCAGAAGGATGTGAAAAATCATCTAATCCACTTAAAGGGGAAGATTCATATACATCGTCAGTTAAATCTAACATTGGGCTTGTGCTACTAGATGCTATATCGGTACTGGCCATGGTAATAGCAATATCAGTCTGTTCATCATTTCTACCTTCGTGCATTTGGTTTGCCTCCAGTTTGCGATGCTTCCTTGAGAGGTACTCCCTGGCTTCCTTGGCTGATTTTATGATTCTTAGCTTCTTCCTCGAAGAATTTTCATGTGGGCCTGATTGACAGCCTGGACCATCAGCATGTTGGTTCTCTTCATTCAAATCGGAGGATTTTGGAAGCAGATTCTTGTTGCTTACTTCAGTTCTCAGGTTTGGATTACCA encodes:
- the LOC105173692 gene encoding uncharacterized protein LOC105173692, whose protein sequence is MELLNPIISIDSPAIPFLTWKTRKNPSRLVISNPRKLPLRPSFSLYLSRPIPSRKFQISAHFGRHSNRQSYLRKKLTQQQLQLQQVRRLQNPLQEFDKVDLYDSEFDISGERSKDIEKRSSFGISSEESKDFESSSLDNNYNGSASVKESETELREKQFGESIMWKKLESWVEQNKKDMEFWGIGSGPIFTIFQDSEGKVERVVVDEDEILRRSRVDPQLDDEADDLGQVNYKISFAKDLAREMENGSNVIPKNSSVAKFLVSGGKSRLMEAILGVTLRPGLFSRMSRVGVLLLCGFSVVWAIRGLLTVGKDSKEYTRLEKEMLRRKIRARTESEKMVKGSVEVMQDPVEPKSMSFGRPQLDKDELVNSIIKVKRSSSKQETVEYNKEFKDKIEEIRAMARHAREIERRDSLPDDGDGEDYQTLKELADQSANPENDLPVESEEYDGEPDETTEATSFTNPKEDIGQSADRGLDKKGGTQCYDIPNVVTPNGNPNLRTEVSNKNLLPKSSDLNEENQHADGPGCQSGPHENSSRKKLRIIKSAKEAREYLSRKHRKLEANQMHEGRNDEQTDIAITMASTDIASSSTSPMLDLTDDVYESSPLSGLDDFSHPSEDNSRGCVTAVGNFDSLNGFRKSRISSGDEVSISNENAGMPEFGLPGKEEKGIKASENFYGKKQIPFLVCGTGDSTSNKVDRGGSIQAEEVPTPPKNFEDAEKNETFIGLQVPGTTSSNEVKDRTEELAPSVNKETWIEKNFDEFEPIVKKIAVGFRDNYLVAREKTSQELDSVMQLKSAGAENELEWMKDERLREIVFKVRDNELSGRDPFHLMSEDDKSTFFSGLEKKVEQENEKLLNLHEYLHSNIENLDYGADGISLYDPPEKIIPRWKVPPAEKNPEFLNNFLEERKALVAESLKNSFLMKKTGKDVVHKAEEPSSSENSPVAADVSDQSTELQKDTVASSKTLIEGSDGSIRAGKKTGREYWQHTKKWSQEFLESYNAETNPEVKAVMKDIGKDLDRWITEKEIQEAADLMNKVPRKGQKSIKQKLDKVKREMELFGPQAVVSKYREYAEEKEEDYLWWLDLPFVLCIELYTQENAEQRVGFYSLEMAADLELDPKQYHVIAFEDSGDCKKLCYIIQAHMEMLGNGNAFVVARPPKDAYREAKANGFSVTVIRKGQLQLNVDQTLEEVEELIMEIGSKIYHDKITKERSVDINALMKGVFGVSKPAKRKRSKRKPKRRIKP